The following are from one region of the Ischnura elegans chromosome 12, ioIscEleg1.1, whole genome shotgun sequence genome:
- the LOC124169038 gene encoding anoctamin-7-like isoform X3, with protein MSACTSFSTHGENFITGYAILITIWTVAAIKLGCIIIFKWVYWWLAEYFNKLKLQTITQIELHDRLTQKMHLLQFVNYYASIIYAAFLQGMSAGSPGGYHHHFGFRQEEDYEDGSDALNDATQYASHVGPVRTLLPSKVFRSASSPVVIC; from the exons ATGTCAGCTTGTACATCTTTTAGTACCCACGGAGAAAATTTCATAACTGGTTATGCTATACTTATCACAATATGGACAGTAGCAGCAATCAAGCTTGgatgcattataatttttaaatgg GTATATTGGTGGCTGGCTGAATATTTCAACAAACTGAAGTTGCAAACTATAACACAAATTGAATTACATGACCGTCTTACTCAGAAGATGCATCTCCTACAGTTTGTCAATTACTATGCTTCCATAATTTATGCTGCATTTTTGCAAGGAATGTCTGCGGGATCTCCTGGAGGTTACCATCATCATTTTGGATTCCGTCAAGAAGAG GACTATGAAGATGGGTCAGATGCATTGAATGATGCCACACAGTATGCCAGTCATGTTGGACCAGTAAGAACTTTATTGCCATCAAAG gtatttCGCTCTGCCTCCTCCCCTGTCGTCATATGCTAG
- the LOC124169038 gene encoding anoctamin-5-like isoform X2, translating into MSACTSFSTHGENFITGYAILITIWTVAAIKLGCIIIFKWVYWWLAEYFNKLKLQTITQIELHDRLTQKMHLLQFVNYYASIIYAAFLQGMSAGSPGGYHHHFGFRQEEDYEDGSDALNDATQYASHVGPVRTLLPSKVIMDKVIVYRAHKIFGLVATSILEVLLRVFREYQYAHTTNRIDMLLGIKLVKHLLGLP; encoded by the exons ATGTCAGCTTGTACATCTTTTAGTACCCACGGAGAAAATTTCATAACTGGTTATGCTATACTTATCACAATATGGACAGTAGCAGCAATCAAGCTTGgatgcattataatttttaaatgg GTATATTGGTGGCTGGCTGAATATTTCAACAAACTGAAGTTGCAAACTATAACACAAATTGAATTACATGACCGTCTTACTCAGAAGATGCATCTCCTACAGTTTGTCAATTACTATGCTTCCATAATTTATGCTGCATTTTTGCAAGGAATGTCTGCGGGATCTCCTGGAGGTTACCATCATCATTTTGGATTCCGTCAAGAAGAG GACTATGAAGATGGGTCAGATGCATTGAATGATGCCACACAGTATGCCAGTCATGTTGGACCAGTAAGAACTTTATTGCCATCAAAG GTCATCATGGATAAAGTGATCGTATATAGAGCCCACAAAATATTTGGGTTGGTTGCGACCAGTATTTTGGAGGTATTGCTGAGGGTATTCCGGGAATATCAATATGCCCATACCACCAATCGCATAGATATGTTACTGGGTATTAAATTGGTGAAACATTTGCTTGGGTTACcgtag